Proteins encoded together in one Bacteroidota bacterium window:
- a CDS encoding nitroreductase family protein, giving the protein MSKDAKTKYAIHLYLKKRWSPRAFSDRTVAREKLQRLVEAARWSPSSSNEQPWYFFIGEKGDETYEKIFSTLVEFNQLWCKTAPVLGMAFGRKVREKGGGEYVHYQYDVGQSIAHLTFQAMHEDLYVHQMGGFSAEKARELFGIPDDYEALTTFVIGFIGDPGMLHPRMQKQELAERERKELESFVFEGKWGKTVHWLK; this is encoded by the coding sequence ATGTCGAAAGATGCAAAAACAAAGTACGCTATTCATCTTTACCTGAAGAAACGCTGGAGCCCGAGGGCTTTTTCCGACAGGACCGTGGCCAGGGAAAAGCTTCAACGGCTTGTGGAGGCAGCACGCTGGTCGCCCTCTTCATCCAACGAACAGCCCTGGTATTTCTTCATAGGAGAAAAGGGAGATGAAACCTACGAAAAAATCTTCAGCACCCTGGTTGAGTTCAATCAATTGTGGTGTAAAACGGCACCTGTCCTGGGAATGGCTTTTGGCAGGAAAGTTCGGGAAAAAGGAGGAGGTGAATATGTTCACTACCAGTACGATGTGGGGCAATCCATTGCTCACCTGACCTTCCAGGCTATGCATGAAGATCTCTACGTTCATCAGATGGGTGGCTTCAGTGCAGAGAAAGCAAGGGAATTGTTTGGTATACCCGACGATTACGAAGCGCTGACAACCTTTGTGATCGGTTTTATTGGAGATCCGGGTATGCTGCATCCGCGTATGCAAAAACAGGAACTGGCCGAAAGGGAGAGAAAAGAGCTTGAAAGCTTTGTGTTTGAGGGAAAATGGGGGAAAACAGTTCATTGGTTGAAATAA
- a CDS encoding HlyD family efflux transporter periplasmic adaptor subunit, with amino-acid sequence MDRIIEKKKWTTRRILTIAAIAVFVFFLIYLILLRDKSSKLYIEKEQITIAQVIQDNFQEFIPVDGVVYPRTTIYIDAIQGGIVEAVYVEDGAILEKGDPILKLMNANLELSFMEQQTWMYDAINNLQNTRISLEQNKFYRERELENLKAQMDEAKKTHVRNQILIEDSMISIKDFEDSERTYRNVIKQYDLTRKLQKLDSISAITSLEQINNSINRIQNNLKLLEKTMENMLIKAPANGKLSSFSAEIGETKGSGEHLGQIDMLDGFMLRANIDERYISRVHIGQEAEFDMNNTNYKLTISKIYTDVTNGTFLVELQFSGDEPQNIKRGQTIQLKLMFSSPSEAYIVKRGGFFQETGGNWIYVVEPGETYAVKRDIRIGRQNTRFYEILEGLEPGEKVIISSYDSFGGKDKLIFK; translated from the coding sequence ATGGATCGGATAATTGAAAAAAAGAAGTGGACAACCCGGAGGATTCTTACCATTGCAGCCATAGCGGTTTTTGTGTTTTTCCTGATTTATTTGATATTATTAAGGGACAAATCGAGCAAGCTTTACATAGAAAAGGAGCAGATCACCATTGCCCAGGTCATACAGGATAATTTTCAGGAATTCATTCCCGTTGACGGGGTAGTATACCCTAGAACGACCATATATATTGATGCCATACAAGGCGGGATAGTCGAGGCGGTATATGTTGAAGACGGCGCCATCCTGGAAAAAGGAGATCCCATACTGAAGCTGATGAATGCCAACCTGGAACTCAGTTTCATGGAGCAACAGACCTGGATGTACGATGCCATCAACAATTTGCAGAACACGAGGATCAGCCTCGAGCAGAACAAATTCTACCGTGAACGGGAACTGGAGAACCTCAAAGCCCAGATGGATGAAGCAAAGAAGACTCATGTCAGGAATCAGATCCTGATAGAGGACAGTATGATCTCCATCAAAGATTTTGAAGATTCGGAGCGTACCTACCGGAATGTAATCAAGCAATATGACCTGACCAGGAAGCTGCAGAAGCTGGATTCCATCTCAGCCATTACTTCACTGGAACAGATCAATAACTCCATTAACCGCATTCAGAACAATCTGAAGCTTCTGGAAAAGACCATGGAGAACATGTTAATTAAAGCTCCGGCCAACGGCAAATTATCATCCTTTAGTGCGGAGATCGGGGAGACCAAGGGCAGTGGAGAGCATCTTGGCCAGATCGACATGCTTGACGGATTCATGCTCAGGGCCAATATTGATGAGCGATACATCTCCAGGGTTCATATCGGGCAGGAGGCAGAATTCGACATGAACAACACGAATTACAAGCTCACCATCAGCAAGATATATACTGACGTCACCAATGGTACTTTCCTGGTTGAACTGCAATTTAGCGGCGATGAGCCGCAGAACATTAAAAGAGGACAGACCATTCAGCTTAAGCTTATGTTCAGCAGTCCATCCGAGGCATATATTGTCAAGCGGGGTGGGTTTTTCCAGGAAACCGGAGGAAACTGGATCTACGTGGTTGAACCGGGCGAGACTTACGCAGTAAAGCGGGATATCAGGATCGGAAGGCAAAACACCCGTTTTTATGAGATCCTGGAAGGCCTTGAGCCCGGTGAAAAGGTGATCATTTCATCCTATGATTCCTTTGGTGGCAAAGACAAATTGATTTTTAAATAA
- a CDS encoding M28 family peptidase, producing the protein MKQVRYLLFISFSLILFSCNEGNRIKASDVAETSKRMITVPEFNADSAYQFVEKQVSFGPRVPGSAAHKACATYLAKTLERFCDEVIVQDFSARAYNGSILDGKNIIGIFKPDQKARIMLCAHWDSRPYADHDPDPANHNTPIPGANDGASGVGVLLEVARQLSMTQPEIGVDIIFFDLEDYGPPSSDQGHSGEDHWGLGSQYWSKNPHKFTYKARYAILLDMVGVPDPQFRKEGFSVYYASDKVDKVWGIANSLGYGSWFLDEKGGYITDDHYYVNKYKKIPALNIIHLDNSSPNGSFFEHWHTLNDNMDYIDRESLDMVGTVVLEVVFRE; encoded by the coding sequence ATGAAACAAGTACGGTATCTATTATTTATATCATTTTCGTTGATCCTGTTTTCCTGCAACGAAGGAAACAGGATTAAAGCCTCCGATGTTGCTGAAACAAGTAAAAGAATGATAACTGTTCCGGAGTTTAATGCCGATTCTGCCTATCAGTTTGTTGAAAAGCAGGTTAGCTTCGGTCCCCGTGTTCCCGGGTCGGCTGCGCATAAAGCCTGTGCTACATACCTGGCAAAGACGCTGGAACGATTTTGTGATGAGGTAATCGTGCAGGATTTCTCTGCCCGCGCTTATAACGGAAGCATCCTGGATGGGAAGAATATTATCGGCATTTTCAAGCCGGATCAGAAGGCGCGCATAATGCTTTGCGCACATTGGGATTCAAGGCCTTATGCCGACCACGACCCTGATCCTGCCAACCACAACACGCCCATTCCCGGTGCAAACGACGGAGCCAGCGGGGTAGGGGTGCTTTTGGAAGTGGCCCGGCAACTGAGTATGACGCAACCGGAGATCGGAGTGGATATCATTTTTTTCGATCTGGAGGACTATGGACCGCCAAGCAGTGATCAGGGACATTCCGGGGAAGACCACTGGGGACTGGGATCCCAGTACTGGTCGAAAAATCCTCACAAATTCACCTATAAAGCCCGTTATGCCATCCTGCTCGATATGGTGGGTGTGCCCGACCCCCAGTTCAGGAAAGAGGGATTCAGCGTATATTATGCCTCCGATAAGGTGGATAAAGTATGGGGAATTGCCAATAGCCTGGGCTACGGTTCCTGGTTCCTGGATGAAAAAGGCGGGTATATTACCGACGACCATTATTATGTAAACAAATACAAAAAGATCCCTGCATTAAATATTATCCATCTCGACAATTCTTCACCCAACGGCAGCTTTTTCGAGCACTGGCATACCCTGAACGACAACATGGATTATATCGACCGGGAATCGCTGGATATGGTAGGAACCGTGGTGCTGGAGGTAGTGTTCAGGGAATGA
- a CDS encoding GHKL domain-containing protein — protein sequence MVFKNFRVQIILRVLLMTLTIVLLFYVYNRTGYNISLLILIMLSLLQVVLLIRYTDRTNRKLSQFLQSIRHSDFSSSFSDAGLGRSFEGLSRSFSEVINDFKKNRAEKEEHYNYLQTVIQHISIGIIAYTRQGKVDIYNNAIRKLLKVRNLRYVRDLVVIKDDLPDVLLSLKAGDKTLVKLFLEDELLQLAIAATEFRMRGEDYVLVSVQNISSELDEKEIESWQKLIRVLTHEITNSITPISSLASTVREMLLREEEGVVSLNELDDDDVENIDGAIATIQGRSQGLLNFVEVYRNLTRIPKPNFRYFPVRDVFERSRQLLKPKMDDMGIECNVRVFPPDLMITADPDLLDQVIINLLLNAIDAVRETDKPLINILATPGSNNRIVIEFQDNGYGIKPDIMDKIFMPFFTSKKHGSGIGLSLSRQIMHLHKGSISVKSKPDEGTVFTLTF from the coding sequence ATGGTCTTTAAAAATTTCCGGGTCCAGATTATTCTCAGGGTTTTATTGATGACCCTTACCATCGTTTTGCTGTTCTATGTTTATAACCGTACAGGATACAACATCAGCCTGCTCATCCTTATCATGCTTTCACTCCTCCAGGTGGTTCTGCTCATTCGTTATACCGATCGTACCAACCGCAAGCTTTCACAGTTTCTTCAAAGTATACGCCATTCCGATTTTTCCAGTTCTTTTTCTGATGCCGGGCTTGGCCGTAGCTTCGAGGGATTGAGCCGCTCCTTCAGCGAAGTTATCAACGATTTTAAAAAGAACCGCGCTGAAAAAGAAGAACATTACAATTACCTTCAGACCGTTATTCAGCATATCAGCATTGGTATCATCGCTTATACCCGGCAGGGAAAAGTTGATATTTACAACAATGCTATTCGAAAACTGCTGAAAGTAAGGAATCTGAGATATGTTCGCGACCTGGTGGTGATAAAGGATGATCTGCCGGACGTTTTATTGTCGCTGAAAGCAGGCGATAAAACACTGGTTAAGCTATTCCTGGAAGATGAACTCCTGCAGCTTGCCATCGCAGCCACTGAATTCAGGATGCGGGGAGAAGATTATGTCCTGGTATCGGTGCAAAACATCAGCTCCGAACTGGATGAAAAGGAGATTGAATCATGGCAGAAGCTTATCCGGGTTCTCACGCATGAGATAACCAATAGTATAACCCCGATATCCTCACTTGCTTCTACCGTGAGGGAAATGTTGCTGAGGGAGGAAGAGGGCGTTGTCAGCCTCAACGAACTGGACGATGACGATGTTGAGAATATCGACGGGGCTATTGCCACCATTCAGGGCAGGAGCCAGGGACTGCTGAACTTCGTGGAGGTATACAGGAATCTGACCCGTATCCCGAAACCAAATTTCCGTTATTTCCCGGTCAGGGATGTCTTTGAGCGTTCCAGACAGCTTCTGAAGCCCAAAATGGACGACATGGGCATTGAATGCAATGTCAGGGTCTTTCCTCCTGACCTGATGATCACTGCCGATCCCGACCTGCTCGACCAGGTGATTATAAATCTTCTCTTAAACGCCATTGATGCGGTCAGGGAAACGGATAAACCCTTGATCAACATACTGGCCACCCCGGGCAGCAACAACAGGATCGTAATTGAGTTCCAGGATAACGGCTATGGGATCAAACCGGATATCATGGACAAGATCTTTATGCCTTTCTTTACATCGAAGAAGCATGGTTCCGGTATTGGGCTGAGCCTGTCGAGGCAGATCATGCACCTGCATAAAGGCAGTATCTCGGTTAAATCCAAACCCGATGAAGGAACGGTGTTTACCTTAACTTTTTAA
- a CDS encoding sigma-54 dependent transcriptional regulator has translation MEKLDAKLLIVDDDRDVLLAAKLFLKQHIMYVHTEDNPESIPDLIRNDNYDLVLLDMNFSRDATSGKEGFHWLNKILEIDPMVVVILITGYGDIELAVQGIKEGATNFLLKPWDNKKLLATISTSLQLKRSKGELNEIKNRQKQKAGVKNVDQRTLIGRSPAMLKVMATVEKVAVTDANVLILGENGTGKELIARAIHDHSRRSGEVFVSVDLGAISETLFESELFGFKKGAFTDAKEDRAGRFEAAHKGTIFLDEIGNLSLALQSKLLSVIQNRKVVRLGTNAEIPIDVRLICATNMPLHQMVNENKFRQDLLYRINTVEIHIPSLRERDDDIPLLIDHFLDIYCQKYKMPTKRVSPAAQKRLEMHSWPGNIRELQHAVERAVIMSESNILEPDDFFLSRIEENQDDAIRTSNLNLEETEKMLIRKVIDKHGGNISKAAKELGLTRASLYRRIEKYGL, from the coding sequence ATGGAAAAACTGGATGCCAAACTGTTGATTGTTGATGACGACAGGGATGTATTGCTTGCTGCAAAGCTTTTTCTTAAACAGCACATAATGTACGTTCATACGGAGGATAATCCGGAGAGCATTCCGGATCTGATCCGAAACGATAATTATGATCTTGTTCTCCTTGATATGAACTTTTCAAGGGATGCTACAAGCGGAAAGGAAGGGTTTCACTGGCTGAACAAGATACTCGAGATAGACCCAATGGTAGTTGTGATCCTGATCACGGGTTATGGCGATATTGAGCTGGCAGTGCAGGGCATCAAGGAAGGTGCAACCAATTTCCTCCTGAAGCCTTGGGATAACAAGAAACTGCTGGCTACCATTTCTACCTCATTACAGTTAAAACGGTCGAAAGGAGAGCTTAATGAGATCAAGAACCGGCAGAAGCAGAAAGCCGGGGTGAAAAATGTCGACCAACGTACTCTGATCGGGAGATCACCGGCAATGCTCAAAGTGATGGCTACTGTCGAGAAGGTTGCTGTTACCGATGCCAATGTGCTGATTCTGGGTGAAAACGGTACCGGAAAGGAACTCATTGCTCGTGCCATACACGATCACTCCCGAAGATCGGGTGAGGTATTTGTCAGTGTTGACCTCGGAGCCATCAGCGAAACCCTCTTCGAAAGTGAATTGTTCGGGTTCAAGAAAGGCGCTTTTACCGATGCAAAGGAAGACCGCGCCGGCCGCTTCGAAGCAGCACACAAGGGAACAATTTTCCTTGATGAGATAGGAAACCTCTCCCTGGCTCTGCAATCCAAACTGCTAAGCGTGATACAGAACCGTAAAGTGGTGAGGCTGGGAACAAATGCCGAGATACCTATTGATGTGAGACTTATCTGTGCCACCAACATGCCCCTGCATCAGATGGTGAATGAGAATAAATTCCGGCAGGACCTGCTTTACCGCATCAACACCGTTGAGATCCACATTCCTTCCCTTAGGGAAAGAGACGATGACATACCCTTGTTGATCGACCATTTCCTGGATATTTATTGCCAGAAATACAAGATGCCAACGAAAAGGGTCAGCCCGGCTGCCCAGAAAAGACTCGAAATGCACAGTTGGCCCGGAAATATCCGCGAATTGCAGCATGCTGTCGAAAGAGCCGTGATCATGAGCGAATCCAATATCCTGGAACCGGACGATTTTTTCCTTTCCAGGATAGAAGAAAACCAGGATGATGCCATCCGCACAAGCAACCTTAACCTGGAGGAAACGGAAAAAATGCTCATCCGTAAGGTCATCGACAAGCATGGTGGAAACATCAGCAAAGCAGCCAAGGAACTTGGCCTCACCAGAGCCTCACTGTACCGAAGAATAGAAAAATATGGTCTTTAA
- a CDS encoding ABC transporter permease — protein sequence MIYYYGKIAFRNLVKHKLYSLLNITGLAIGIGSFILIGLYIVDELSYDRYHEKSDRIYRMAQISDFGGVGENSASLPFPVAFTLQGEYPDMIENVTRVFNFQSPQTLIEYGEAKYIESGVYFTDSTFFGVFDHVFLTGDPESALDEPFSVVISETAVSKYFGDEDPMGKILKVEGNFQFKVTGIIKDIPSQSHFHFDFIASMSSVKQIYGGRLPATWVWNPCWTYLVLAENVKPEQLEALFPEFIQKFFFDAERDNITLYLQRLTDIHLHSRLDYEIEPNSNVAYIYILGAIAIFLLVIAGINFMNLSTATSSGRSREIGMKKVVGAQRTQLVRQFLSESVILTILAAILALILAEVTIPWFNNFSGKNISLNTLLQWEYLLSLAGIILLVGLLSGLYPAFYLSSFRPVWVLRMNTRWQNGSGLARKILVVSQFTISIALIIGTIFIFRQITYLRNADTGFIKENILVIPIDRTPVIQQYKTFKNELLNNPQILSVTTMDYIFGTAYNTHEFRPEGYPDNEWQFYPCLVIQEDFVKTFGLKILAGRDYNEKQKTDAVKGILINRAMVDHLGWGEPQDALGRKFRSLEGEERVIGVIENFNATSLHKPSGPFVLNMKESQGSINWFMNYIAIRVKPGDYHELLSFLEEKWTGFVKDRPFEYTFLDRELNRLYHEEQNLGRMALVFTILVILISSLGLFGLAAYMAEKRTKEIGIRKVLGAKESTIMRLMSAEFVKLMLVANLIAWPLSWLILRYWLGHFAYQVPLSWYIFLLSGLFALFLAMVVTLVKAWQAARMNPVDTLKYE from the coding sequence ATGATTTACTATTACGGAAAGATCGCCTTCAGAAATCTGGTCAAACATAAGCTATATTCATTGCTGAATATCACCGGACTGGCTATAGGCATAGGAAGTTTCATCCTGATTGGACTATATATTGTAGATGAGTTGAGTTATGACCGTTATCATGAAAAGTCGGACAGGATATACCGCATGGCCCAGATCTCGGATTTCGGAGGTGTCGGGGAAAACTCAGCCAGTCTTCCTTTTCCTGTTGCATTTACCCTGCAGGGAGAGTATCCCGATATGATAGAGAACGTCACCCGGGTTTTTAATTTCCAGTCACCACAAACTTTAATAGAATACGGTGAAGCAAAATATATTGAAAGCGGTGTTTATTTTACCGATTCCACTTTTTTCGGAGTGTTTGACCATGTCTTTCTCACGGGTGACCCAGAGTCTGCTCTGGATGAGCCCTTCAGCGTAGTCATCTCTGAAACGGCCGTATCAAAATATTTTGGGGATGAGGATCCCATGGGCAAAATACTGAAGGTGGAAGGAAATTTTCAATTTAAAGTAACGGGAATTATTAAAGACATACCATCACAAAGCCATTTTCATTTTGATTTCATAGCATCCATGAGTTCGGTAAAGCAGATCTATGGAGGGAGGCTTCCCGCGACATGGGTATGGAATCCATGCTGGACTTATCTGGTGCTGGCAGAAAATGTAAAACCTGAGCAACTGGAAGCCTTGTTCCCGGAATTCATTCAGAAGTTCTTTTTTGATGCGGAAAGGGACAACATAACGCTTTACTTGCAGCGATTAACGGATATACATCTGCATTCGCGTCTGGATTATGAGATTGAGCCGAACAGCAATGTCGCTTATATTTATATCCTGGGCGCCATAGCCATATTCCTGCTGGTAATTGCCGGTATCAACTTCATGAATCTTTCTACGGCAACCTCCTCGGGTCGTTCCAGGGAGATAGGCATGAAAAAGGTGGTTGGGGCACAACGTACCCAACTGGTCCGGCAGTTTCTGAGCGAATCGGTGATCCTGACCATACTTGCTGCTATCCTGGCATTGATCCTGGCCGAGGTGACCATCCCATGGTTCAACAATTTTTCAGGAAAGAACATCTCACTGAACACCTTGTTACAATGGGAATACCTGCTATCCCTTGCCGGCATTATTCTGCTCGTGGGGTTACTTTCAGGATTGTACCCGGCGTTTTATTTATCCTCATTCCGGCCTGTCTGGGTACTCCGGATGAATACACGCTGGCAAAACGGCAGCGGATTGGCCAGGAAGATCCTGGTTGTCTCACAGTTTACCATTTCCATTGCCCTGATCATTGGAACCATATTCATCTTCAGACAAATCACTTACCTGAGAAATGCCGACACAGGGTTTATCAAAGAGAACATCCTGGTGATACCCATCGACAGGACCCCGGTAATTCAGCAATACAAGACCTTCAAGAATGAGTTGCTGAATAACCCGCAGATATTGAGTGTCACCACTATGGATTACATCTTTGGAACAGCTTATAATACGCATGAATTCAGGCCGGAGGGTTATCCCGACAATGAGTGGCAGTTTTACCCATGTTTAGTAATTCAGGAAGATTTCGTAAAGACGTTCGGTTTGAAGATCCTTGCAGGAAGGGATTATAATGAGAAGCAAAAAACCGATGCGGTGAAAGGCATACTGATCAATCGTGCCATGGTTGATCATTTGGGTTGGGGAGAACCGCAGGATGCATTAGGCCGGAAATTCAGGTCGCTGGAGGGAGAAGAAAGGGTTATTGGAGTGATAGAGAATTTCAACGCCACATCGCTGCATAAGCCAAGTGGTCCGTTTGTATTGAATATGAAGGAAAGCCAGGGCTCCATAAACTGGTTCATGAATTATATCGCCATCAGGGTAAAACCCGGAGATTACCATGAACTCCTGTCATTCCTGGAAGAAAAATGGACGGGATTTGTTAAAGACAGACCCTTTGAGTATACCTTTTTAGACCGTGAGCTGAACAGGTTGTATCACGAAGAACAAAATCTGGGACGGATGGCGCTTGTATTCACCATCCTTGTGATCCTGATCTCATCTCTTGGATTGTTTGGTCTGGCGGCATACATGGCAGAAAAGAGAACCAAGGAAATAGGCATACGCAAGGTCCTTGGAGCAAAAGAAAGCACCATCATGCGTCTGATGTCGGCAGAATTCGTGAAGCTTATGCTGGTAGCCAACCTGATTGCCTGGCCTTTATCCTGGCTCATACTAAGATACTGGCTCGGACATTTTGCTTACCAGGTGCCGCTGAGCTGGTATATTTTTTTATTATCAGGATTGTTTGCCCTGTTCCTGGCCATGGTGGTCACACTGGTCAAAGCATGGCAGGCAGCACGGATGAATCCTGTGGATACATTGAAATATGAATGA
- a CDS encoding nuclear transport factor 2 family protein translates to MKEVILAILSLMLCAILNAQEADKEAIKTVIQEAYIDGLQNKGDLDKTRQGFHPGFNLLMLGDDGIMNKLPIYNWIQISEIRKAKDPSPVPESQLVTCEYDMIDITGKAAIAKISLYKEGKKIFTDYLSLYQFPDGWKIVGKIYHRYPAEQ, encoded by the coding sequence ATGAAAGAAGTTATCCTTGCAATTTTAAGTCTTATGCTTTGTGCCATCCTGAATGCCCAGGAAGCAGATAAAGAAGCCATTAAAACTGTTATTCAGGAAGCCTATATTGATGGGTTGCAGAACAAAGGTGATCTCGACAAGACCCGCCAGGGCTTCCATCCCGGATTTAACTTACTGATGCTTGGCGACGACGGGATCATGAACAAGCTTCCGATTTATAATTGGATCCAGATCTCAGAGATAAGAAAGGCAAAAGATCCTTCACCCGTACCGGAAAGCCAACTGGTAACCTGTGAATACGATATGATTGATATAACGGGGAAAGCGGCCATTGCCAAGATAAGCCTGTATAAGGAAGGAAAGAAGATCTTCACCGATTACCTTTCCCTCTACCAATTCCCCGACGGATGGAAGATTGTCGGCAAGATTTATCACCGTTATCCCGCAGAGCAATAA